Within Candidatus Zixiibacteriota bacterium, the genomic segment GGTCAGTTCTATTTCAGCGCCGTTCAAATGCCCGCAGGGCCTTACTTTTGACGGCAAGTATCTCTGGGTTTCGGACCGAAGCAGCGACCAGATCTATCAGGTTGACCCGAAGAATGGCTCGATCCATGATTCGATTTCAACACCCGGCTATGTGCCGCGCGGACTGGCCTGGGACGGCAAATGGTTATGGTGCGTTGACGGTGAGGAAGAGTTGATTTATGCCATTGATCCGAAGAATCGGGTGGTGGAGCGAACCATCTATTGTCCGGTGTCAAATCCGACAGGTCTGACCTGGGACGGACAACACCTCTGGCTAGCTGCCAACCGTAGCGATGAACTTCATAAAATCAGCAGTGAGGACGGCACCACGATCGTCAGCATACCAGCGCCAACCGGGAACTCCTGGGGACTGACCTATGACGGCACCCACCTGTGGGTTTCCGACCGTTATCGAGACATGATTTATATGGTGTGGCCCGATGACGGCACCGTGATCAACAGTTTCAATACACCGGGACCGCATAGCTGCGGACTGGCCTGGGCCGGGTCGCATCTTTGGAATGTCGATTATCAGACCGATCGGGTGTATGAGTTGCAGATGGACGATGGAACTCCCTTTGTCCGCTCCCGGGAGAAGTCGGAGGAGATGGAATACGTTCACCAGACCAGAAACTTCGGCCCGGATACGTTATTGACCCTGGACGTTTACCTTGCGATCCCGGAAAATTTGAGCAATCAGGACCTGCTCAAACCGGTGACGTTTGTTCCCGAACCGACTGATATTCTTACCGATAAATGGGGACAGAAAGTCGCACATTTTCACTTCGAAAATCTTGCCCCGGCCGAGTTCGCCACAGCGCGGATGTACGCATCGGCTAAGCTCTATCAAACGCGTTATTTCGTATTCCCCGACAAACTGGGGACGCTGGCGGATATCCCGGCGGACATTCGTAAAAAATATCTGGTCGATGACGCCAAGTTTTCGATAGAGGACGATATCATTAAGAATGCGGTTAAACAAGCCGTCGGTGCGGAAACCAATCCGTATTGGATCGGACGAAAACTATTCAACTATGTTATCGATAAATTGGAGTACGAACTGGCCGGCGGCTGGAACGTAGCTCCCGCGGTTCTTGCCCGGGGCAACGGTTCCTGCTCAGAATACAGTTTCGTGTATATCGCATTGTGCCGGGCCGCCGGGCTGCCGGCACGCTACGCCGGTTCCATAACGGTTCGGGGTGACGATGCCTCGTATGATGATGTCTACCATCGTTGGGTGGAAATCTATCTGCCGGGCTATGGCTGGCTGCCGGTCGATCCTTCCGGCGGCGACAGCCGACGTCCGGCCGACCAGGCTAATTCATTCGGTTTTCTCGATAACAGGTTCCTTATTACCACCGTCGGCGGGGGTGGCTCGG encodes:
- a CDS encoding transglutaminase domain-containing protein translates to MHRWKSGFFTVTRFLTIAIISIVCFSPLVLANPGDTVSSISAPFKCPQGLTFDGKYLWVSDRSSDQIYQVDPKNGSIHDSISTPGYVPRGLAWDGKWLWCVDGEEELIYAIDPKNRVVERTIYCPVSNPTGLTWDGQHLWLAANRSDELHKISSEDGTTIVSIPAPTGNSWGLTYDGTHLWVSDRYRDMIYMVWPDDGTVINSFNTPGPHSCGLAWAGSHLWNVDYQTDRVYELQMDDGTPFVRSREKSEEMEYVHQTRNFGPDTLLTLDVYLAIPENLSNQDLLKPVTFVPEPTDILTDKWGQKVAHFHFENLAPAEFATARMYASAKLYQTRYFVFPDKLGTLADIPADIRKKYLVDDAKFSIEDDIIKNAVKQAVGAETNPYWIGRKLFNYVIDKLEYELAGGWNVAPAVLARGNGSCSEYSFVYIALCRAAGLPARYAGSITVRGDDASYDDVYHRWVEIYLPGYGWLPVDPSGGDSRRPADQANSFGFLDNRFLITTVGGGGSEYLEWSYNSNERWTSRGKCKVVVEAFGEWSPLESDSE